A window of the Virgibacillus pantothenticus genome harbors these coding sequences:
- a CDS encoding RNA-binding protein: MELYQHFRKEEEAFIDQVLSWREQVERTYQPKVTDFLDPREQQLVTMLIATKDSDVNLLFNGGHDFVERKRAVLGPFYEDLQQVDAGLTLLEGHYPTKFVDLSHRDVMGACLSLGLKRKILGDIVVGNGRVQLVVASEIAPYVITHLTSIKNTSMRLRERPLNDLDIKQPVWKELETTVSSLRLDVIVKEIYRLPRKEATDYIKKLLVKVNYKPVDDVAFTLQAGDILSVRGMGRSKLVEVRGRSKKDKLKVTLARLQ, from the coding sequence ATGGAATTGTATCAGCATTTTCGTAAAGAGGAAGAAGCGTTTATTGATCAGGTCCTATCCTGGAGGGAGCAAGTGGAGCGAACATATCAACCAAAGGTGACTGATTTTCTTGATCCTCGCGAGCAACAATTAGTTACGATGTTAATTGCAACGAAAGATAGTGACGTAAACCTTCTTTTTAACGGCGGGCATGATTTTGTAGAGCGGAAACGAGCTGTGCTTGGTCCATTTTATGAGGATTTGCAACAAGTAGATGCAGGACTCACCTTACTTGAAGGGCATTACCCAACTAAGTTTGTCGATTTATCGCATCGTGATGTAATGGGGGCATGCCTGTCATTAGGACTAAAAAGGAAAATTCTTGGTGATATTGTTGTAGGCAATGGTCGTGTACAATTGGTCGTCGCTTCTGAAATAGCCCCTTATGTGATAACCCATTTAACCTCCATAAAAAACACGAGCATGCGGCTTAGAGAACGACCGTTAAACGATTTAGACATCAAGCAACCGGTCTGGAAGGAACTGGAAACAACTGTTTCCTCATTAAGGCTCGATGTCATAGTGAAGGAAATATATCGTTTACCCCGAAAGGAAGCAACCGATTATATTAAAAAATTGCTTGTGAAAGTAAATTATAAGCCTGTAGATGACGTTGCATTTACGTTACAAGCTGGAGATATCCTTTCTGTAAGAGGGATGGGGCGAAGTAAGTTAGTCGAAGTGCGAGGGCGATCAAAGAAAGACAAGCTGAAAGTTACACTAGCACGGTTACAATGA
- the pgeF gene encoding peptidoglycan editing factor PgeF encodes MNDIWKRKDSTYLHIEKWQRLNDRLIAGFTTKQGGVSKGRYHSLNVGFHVHDSRADVTMNRNRIASKIHFPIDSWVCGEQVHQTNIQLVSEADKGKGAADNSSAIKGVDGLITNRPGILCTAFFADCVPLFFYDLSTSFIGIAHAGWRGTVNQMAKHMVEAIQAQGSDPANLLVTIGPCISEEYYEVDEKVVNQIPEKYKKNAVVPNGKQRFLLDLKQLHVDILLQAGVLRNNIDVTNYCTYRDETLFFSHRRDHGKTGRMLGFIGFLP; translated from the coding sequence GTGAACGACATTTGGAAACGAAAGGATTCGACGTATTTACATATCGAAAAATGGCAACGATTAAACGATCGGCTAATAGCTGGGTTTACAACAAAACAAGGCGGAGTTAGTAAAGGCAGGTACCATTCCTTAAATGTTGGCTTCCATGTTCATGATTCTCGAGCTGATGTGACGATGAATAGAAACCGGATTGCATCTAAAATCCATTTCCCTATCGACAGCTGGGTGTGTGGGGAGCAAGTACATCAAACCAATATCCAGCTTGTAAGTGAAGCAGATAAAGGGAAAGGTGCAGCAGATAATTCTTCAGCCATAAAAGGGGTTGACGGTCTCATTACTAATCGTCCTGGCATTTTGTGCACTGCTTTTTTTGCAGACTGTGTTCCCCTATTTTTTTACGATCTTTCCACATCCTTTATCGGTATCGCTCACGCGGGCTGGAGAGGAACTGTAAATCAAATGGCCAAGCATATGGTGGAGGCTATACAGGCACAGGGGAGTGACCCAGCAAACTTACTTGTTACGATCGGTCCATGTATTTCTGAAGAATATTATGAAGTCGATGAAAAAGTAGTGAACCAAATTCCGGAAAAATACAAGAAAAATGCTGTTGTTCCAAATGGAAAACAGCGCTTTTTACTCGATTTAAAGCAATTACATGTAGATATTCTTTTACAAGCGGGGGTATTACGTAATAATATAGATGTAACGAATTATTGTACATATCGTGATGAAACTCTTTTTTTCTCACATCGGAGAGATCATGGGAAAACAGGACGAATGTTAGGATTTATTGGCTTTTTGCCATGA
- a CDS encoding cell division protein SepF, translating to MSIKNKLKNYFTMEDEYEYEYVDAGEFEAEQKLPRDKNKNVVNLTSVNNPTSKVVLCEPRTYSEAQEIADNIVNRRAVVINLQRMDNQQAMRIVDFLSGTVYAVNGDIQKLGAKTFLCTPDNVNVTGTITDTLEDEYGKGW from the coding sequence ATGAGTATTAAAAATAAGTTGAAAAATTATTTTACAATGGAAGACGAATACGAATATGAATATGTGGACGCGGGTGAATTTGAGGCTGAACAGAAGTTGCCAAGGGATAAAAATAAGAATGTTGTGAATCTTACTAGTGTGAATAATCCAACTTCCAAAGTCGTGCTTTGTGAACCTAGAACGTATAGCGAAGCTCAGGAAATTGCCGATAATATTGTTAATCGTCGAGCTGTAGTGATTAACTTGCAACGGATGGATAATCAACAGGCAATGCGCATTGTCGATTTTTTAAGCGGCACAGTTTATGCCGTTAATGGAGACATTCAAAAACTGGGAGCGAAGACTTTCTTATGTACCCCAGATAACGTGAATGTTACTGGCACGATTACAGATACACTTGAAGATGAATACGGCAAAGGATGGTAA
- a CDS encoding YggS family pyridoxal phosphate-dependent enzyme: MDVASNLQTIQKNITRACEANHRNKDEITIIAVTKYVTIERTEETLQAGITHIGENRLEGFLEKYRYFHDRATWHFIGTLQSRKVKEMIDYIDVLHSLDRLSLAKEINKRAKKQVDCFIQVNVSKEASKHGVTPEQLFTFVEDLQAYSKIRVIGLMTMAPHIDDEAELRRVFRDLAKLRDQVQEKNLAYAPCKFLSMGMSNDYTIAVEEGATHIRVGTNLVG; the protein is encoded by the coding sequence ATGGATGTAGCAAGCAATTTACAAACAATCCAGAAAAATATAACACGGGCTTGTGAGGCAAACCATCGAAATAAAGATGAGATTACCATCATAGCAGTAACGAAATATGTTACAATAGAGCGAACAGAAGAAACGTTACAAGCAGGGATTACGCATATCGGAGAAAATCGTTTAGAAGGTTTTCTAGAAAAATATCGCTATTTCCATGATCGAGCAACATGGCATTTTATCGGCACACTCCAGTCGAGAAAAGTGAAAGAAATGATTGATTATATCGATGTATTGCACTCGTTAGATCGGTTGTCTTTAGCTAAAGAAATCAATAAGCGAGCAAAAAAACAGGTAGACTGCTTTATTCAAGTTAATGTTAGCAAAGAGGCATCGAAACATGGAGTGACACCAGAACAATTATTTACGTTTGTTGAAGATTTGCAAGCATATTCAAAGATTCGGGTGATTGGATTAATGACTATGGCTCCGCATATTGATGATGAAGCAGAATTAAGAAGGGTTTTTCGTGACTTAGCGAAGCTCCGTGATCAAGTACAAGAAAAGAACTTGGCATATGCCCCTTGTAAGTTTTTGTCTATGGGGATGAGTAATGATTATACGATTGCTGTGGAGGAAGGTGCGACGCATATACGAGTTGGTACTAATTTAGTGGGGTGA
- a CDS encoding DivIVA domain-containing protein, translating to MPLTPLDIHNKEFTRKWKGYDEDEVNEFLDQVIKDYEMVIREKKDLQEQVEQLNQKLGHFTNIEETLNKSILIAQETAEELKGNASKESKLIIKEAEKNADRIINEALTKSRRISMDLEEMKKQAKVFRTRLKMLVEAQLDMIKTDDWDQLFDTELGEELELEESET from the coding sequence GTGCCATTAACACCATTGGATATTCACAATAAAGAATTTACTAGAAAATGGAAAGGTTATGATGAAGATGAAGTAAACGAATTTCTTGATCAAGTAATCAAAGATTACGAAATGGTCATTCGCGAAAAAAAAGATCTTCAAGAGCAAGTGGAACAATTAAATCAAAAGCTGGGACATTTTACTAATATTGAGGAGACCCTTAATAAATCTATTTTGATTGCACAAGAAACGGCTGAAGAATTAAAAGGGAATGCTTCTAAAGAGTCGAAGCTGATCATTAAGGAAGCAGAGAAAAATGCGGATCGTATTATTAATGAGGCCTTAACTAAGTCTCGTCGCATTTCCATGGACTTAGAAGAAATGAAAAAGCAAGCAAAGGTTTTCCGCACGCGTCTTAAAATGCTTGTTGAGGCACAACTTGATATGATTAAAACAGATGACTGGGATCAGTTGTTTGATACGGAGTTAGGTGAAGAGCTGGAATTGGAAGAAAGTGAAACGTAA
- the sigG gene encoding RNA polymerase sporulation sigma factor SigG, with amino-acid sequence MTRHKVEICGVDTSKLPVLKNEEMRKLFKKMQEENDLTAREELVNGNLRLVLSVIQRFNNRGEYVDDLFQVGCIGLMKSIDNFDLSHNVRFSTYAVPMIIGEIRRYLRDNNPIRVSRSLRDIAYKALQVREKLISKTSKEPTPMEIAEEMGIPHAEIVFALDAIQDPVSLFEPIYNDGGDPIYVMDQISDDKDKDSTWLDKLALKEGMHQLNEREKMILNKRFFQGKTQMEVADEIGISQAQVSRLEKAAIKQMNKEMFE; translated from the coding sequence ATGACGAGACATAAGGTTGAAATATGTGGTGTTGATACATCAAAATTACCCGTATTAAAAAACGAAGAAATGCGGAAGCTGTTTAAAAAAATGCAGGAGGAAAATGATTTAACTGCTCGAGAAGAGTTGGTAAATGGAAATCTACGGCTTGTTTTAAGTGTGATACAACGATTTAACAATCGAGGAGAGTATGTTGATGACTTGTTTCAAGTAGGCTGTATCGGATTAATGAAATCAATCGATAATTTTGATTTGTCCCATAATGTTAGGTTTTCCACTTATGCTGTTCCAATGATTATTGGGGAAATCAGAAGATATTTGCGGGATAACAACCCCATTCGCGTATCCAGATCTTTGCGTGATATTGCTTATAAAGCATTGCAAGTGAGAGAAAAATTGATTAGCAAAACTTCTAAAGAACCGACCCCAATGGAAATTGCGGAAGAAATGGGCATTCCTCATGCAGAAATTGTTTTTGCTCTGGATGCGATTCAAGACCCTGTTTCTTTGTTTGAACCAATCTATAATGACGGTGGTGACCCCATTTATGTCATGGATCAGATCAGTGATGATAAGGACAAAGATTCTACGTGGTTAGACAAATTAGCTTTAAAAGAAGGAATGCATCAATTAAATGAACGGGAAAAAATGATTTTAAATAAGCGCTTTTTTCAAGGGAAAACACAAATGGAAGTTGCGGATGAAATAGGAATTTCTCAAGCCCAAGTATCTCGTTTGGAAAAAGCAGCAATTAAACAAATGAATAAGGAAATGTTTGAATAG
- a CDS encoding YlmC/YmxH family sporulation protein yields the protein MVRLSELQVKEVIVMDSGKKLGHIHDLEIDTNLGKIVAIIVIPRDKKNGLFGKAEELVIDWQQIIRIGTDVILIKEAEKPVLYYNTNS from the coding sequence ATGGTTAGATTATCAGAATTACAAGTAAAAGAGGTTATCGTTATGGATAGCGGAAAAAAGCTTGGTCATATACATGACTTAGAAATTGATACAAATTTGGGGAAAATAGTAGCTATTATTGTTATTCCACGAGACAAAAAGAATGGACTATTTGGAAAAGCAGAGGAATTAGTGATTGACTGGCAGCAAATTATCCGGATCGGTACAGATGTTATCCTTATAAAGGAAGCAGAAAAACCTGTTTTGTATTACAACACAAATTCATAG
- the sigE gene encoding RNA polymerase sporulation sigma factor SigE has product MRISKLRFRLWWYKLLIKLRLKSEEIYYIGGSEALPPPLSKEEEQELLALLPKGDKSARAILIERNLRLVVYIARKFENTGINIEDLISIGTIGLIKAVNTFNPEKKIKLATYASRCIENEILMYLRRNNKLKSEVSFDEPLNIDWDGNELLLSDVLGTDEDIITRDLESDVDKHLLKNALSQLNPREKQIMELRFGLVGEEEKTQKDVANMLGISQSYISRLEKKIIRRLKKEFNKMV; this is encoded by the coding sequence TTGAGAATATCTAAATTACGCTTTCGTTTATGGTGGTATAAACTTTTAATCAAGCTACGATTAAAATCAGAAGAGATTTATTATATCGGAGGTAGTGAAGCGCTTCCTCCACCGTTATCTAAAGAAGAAGAGCAGGAATTATTAGCATTATTGCCTAAAGGTGATAAATCAGCCAGAGCGATTTTAATTGAGCGTAATTTACGTTTGGTGGTCTACATTGCCCGAAAGTTTGAAAACACGGGGATCAATATTGAAGATTTAATTAGCATTGGTACGATAGGTCTTATAAAAGCTGTAAATACATTTAACCCGGAAAAAAAGATAAAGCTGGCAACGTATGCTTCACGTTGTATTGAAAATGAAATACTAATGTACTTACGGCGCAATAATAAGTTGAAATCAGAGGTTTCCTTTGATGAACCCCTTAATATAGATTGGGATGGGAATGAATTATTATTATCTGATGTGTTAGGGACGGATGAAGATATTATAACAAGAGATTTGGAATCCGATGTAGATAAGCATTTGTTAAAAAATGCATTATCGCAACTAAATCCTCGTGAGAAACAAATTATGGAACTTCGCTTTGGACTTGTTGGAGAAGAAGAAAAAACACAGAAAGATGTTGCTAATATGTTGGGTATTTCACAGTCATATATATCAAGATTGGAGAAAAAAATAATTCGCCGACTAAAAAAAGAATTTAATAAAATGGTTTAG
- the ileS gene encoding isoleucine--tRNA ligase produces MEYKDTLLMPKTAFPMRGNLPNKEPERQAEWEENHLYEKSLERTKGRPQFILHDGPPYANGDLHIGHALNKILKDFIIRYKSMSGYYAPYVPGWDTHGLPIETALTKKKKINRKELSIAEFRKLCEEYALKQLDNQREQFKTLGIRGDWNNPYITLTKEYEAAQVIVFGEMAKKGYIYKGLKPVYWSPSSESALAEAEIEYQDKRSPSIYVAFEVIDGKGLLDEGNKLIIWTTTPWTIPANLGISIHPELEYVVVAVNEEKYVIAHALLEAVAEVLEWKDYQVEKTFRGEQAEHILTKHPFYDRSSLVMLGDHVTTDAGTGCVHTAPGHGEDDFYVSKRYGIDVLCPVDEKGVFTDEAPGFTGLFYDKANKVITEKLEEAGALLKLQFITHSYPHDWRTKKPTIFRATSQWFASIKDFRQTILEEIKNVQWYPQWGETRLYNMVRDREDWCISRQRTWGVPIPVFYGEDRTPIITDETIHHVSELFKQHGSNIWFEWEAKDLLPEGFTSEHSPNGIFTKELDIMDVWFDSGSSHEAVLVGREDHYRPADIYLEGSDQYRGWFNSSLSTSVAVTGKSPYKAVISHGFALDGDGRKMSKSLGNVIQPAKVQKQLGADILRLWVSSVDYQADVRISDHILKQISEAYRKIRNTIRFMLANLSDFKPSTDRIPYEELEEVDQYMLHRLKKLVADVRESYDNYEFSPIFHQIHNFCAVDLSSFYLDFAKDILYIEAADNKRRRSIQTGYYEVLTAIVKLLTPIIPHTAEEVWEYIPEAEAEWVQLTDMPDPKAMKSWDDVAKNWDRFMLIRDDVLKALEEARNEKVIGKSLEAKLTIVPKDTQTQNMLQAMKHLHQYLIVSEVNVVEESDDTKQYTYVDVQVEKHPGEKCERCWVASNTVGDDDEHPTLCSRCAAVVKQHKSM; encoded by the coding sequence ATGGAATACAAGGATACTTTGTTAATGCCAAAAACCGCATTTCCTATGCGTGGTAATTTACCAAATAAAGAGCCAGAACGACAAGCAGAATGGGAAGAAAATCATCTATACGAAAAAAGCTTGGAACGAACAAAGGGGCGTCCCCAGTTCATACTGCATGATGGACCACCATATGCAAATGGAGATTTACATATTGGTCATGCATTAAATAAAATCTTAAAGGATTTTATTATTCGATACAAATCAATGAGCGGTTACTATGCTCCATATGTTCCCGGATGGGATACGCATGGTTTGCCAATCGAAACAGCACTGACAAAGAAGAAAAAGATCAATCGTAAAGAGCTGAGCATCGCTGAGTTTCGCAAGCTATGTGAAGAATATGCTTTAAAGCAATTAGATAATCAACGTGAACAATTTAAAACATTAGGCATTCGAGGTGATTGGAACAATCCATATATTACCTTAACGAAAGAATATGAAGCAGCACAAGTAATAGTATTCGGAGAAATGGCTAAAAAGGGTTATATTTATAAAGGGCTCAAGCCAGTTTACTGGTCTCCATCTTCAGAATCAGCTTTGGCTGAAGCTGAAATTGAATATCAGGATAAGCGATCTCCATCTATTTACGTTGCTTTTGAAGTAATCGATGGTAAAGGCTTGTTAGATGAAGGTAATAAATTGATTATTTGGACAACAACACCTTGGACTATTCCTGCTAACTTAGGAATCAGCATACATCCTGAATTAGAATATGTTGTTGTAGCAGTGAACGAAGAAAAATACGTTATCGCACATGCGCTGTTGGAAGCTGTAGCTGAAGTATTAGAGTGGAAAGATTATCAAGTGGAAAAAACGTTCCGCGGAGAACAAGCAGAACATATTTTAACGAAGCACCCATTCTATGATCGTTCTTCGCTAGTGATGCTTGGTGATCATGTCACCACGGATGCTGGTACGGGCTGCGTTCATACCGCTCCTGGACATGGGGAAGATGACTTCTATGTATCAAAACGTTATGGTATTGACGTATTATGTCCTGTTGATGAAAAAGGTGTATTTACAGATGAAGCACCAGGTTTTACTGGACTTTTCTATGATAAAGCGAATAAAGTGATTACGGAAAAACTAGAAGAAGCGGGCGCATTGTTAAAATTACAATTTATTACCCATTCTTATCCACATGATTGGCGCACGAAAAAACCAACTATTTTCCGAGCTACGTCACAATGGTTTGCTTCGATTAAGGATTTTCGTCAGACCATTTTAGAAGAGATTAAAAATGTTCAATGGTATCCGCAATGGGGAGAAACAAGATTATATAATATGGTAAGAGATCGTGAAGATTGGTGTATTTCCAGACAACGCACATGGGGCGTCCCAATCCCAGTTTTTTATGGTGAGGATCGTACGCCAATTATTACAGACGAAACCATTCATCATGTATCTGAATTGTTCAAACAGCATGGATCGAATATTTGGTTTGAATGGGAAGCAAAGGATTTGTTACCAGAAGGATTTACCTCTGAGCATAGTCCAAACGGTATTTTTACAAAGGAATTGGATATTATGGATGTGTGGTTTGATTCTGGTTCCTCCCATGAAGCAGTATTAGTTGGAAGAGAAGACCATTACCGCCCTGCAGACATTTATTTAGAAGGAAGTGACCAGTACCGTGGCTGGTTTAATTCTTCTTTGTCTACTTCCGTTGCAGTGACAGGAAAATCACCATATAAAGCGGTCATCAGTCATGGTTTTGCACTTGATGGTGACGGAAGAAAAATGAGTAAATCTCTAGGTAATGTCATCCAGCCTGCTAAAGTACAAAAGCAGCTTGGTGCTGATATTTTACGTTTATGGGTATCTTCCGTAGACTATCAAGCTGATGTTCGTATTTCGGATCATATCTTGAAACAAATTTCCGAAGCATACCGTAAAATTCGTAATACGATTCGATTTATGCTTGCTAACCTTAGCGATTTTAAACCGTCAACAGACCGTATACCTTATGAAGAATTAGAAGAGGTTGACCAATATATGCTTCATCGGTTGAAGAAATTAGTTGCCGATGTCAGGGAATCCTATGATAATTATGAGTTTTCACCGATTTTCCACCAAATCCATAATTTTTGTGCTGTTGATTTAAGTTCATTTTACTTGGATTTCGCAAAAGATATTCTTTATATTGAAGCGGCCGATAACAAACGCAGAAGAAGTATTCAAACAGGCTATTATGAAGTGTTGACAGCTATTGTTAAATTGTTGACGCCGATTATTCCACATACTGCTGAAGAAGTGTGGGAGTATATTCCTGAAGCGGAGGCGGAATGGGTTCAATTAACCGATATGCCAGACCCTAAAGCGATGAAGTCTTGGGATGATGTAGCTAAAAATTGGGATCGATTTATGCTTATTCGTGATGATGTATTAAAAGCATTGGAAGAAGCACGGAATGAAAAAGTCATTGGAAAATCATTGGAAGCTAAATTAACGATTGTTCCAAAAGATACGCAAACTCAAAACATGTTACAGGCAATGAAACATCTTCATCAGTATCTCATTGTTTCAGAAGTAAATGTAGTTGAAGAAAGCGATGATACAAAGCAGTATACGTATGTGGATGTACAAGTGGAAAAACATCCTGGTGAAAAATGCGAACGCTGCTGGGTTGCTTCCAATACAGTTGGTGATGATGACGAACATCCGACCCTTTGTTCACGGTGTGCTGCAGTTGTTAAGCAACATAAATCAATGTAA
- a CDS encoding YggT family protein, whose product MQEIFRILDLAFTVYTFALIIYIFMSWFPGARESAFGEVLTKICEPYLEVFRKFIPPLGMIDFSPIIAIIVLRFAQKGLLVLFSMLM is encoded by the coding sequence ATGCAGGAAATTTTTCGAATTCTAGATTTAGCTTTTACAGTCTATACTTTTGCGTTAATTATTTATATTTTTATGTCCTGGTTTCCAGGCGCTCGCGAGTCGGCATTTGGCGAAGTATTAACTAAAATTTGTGAGCCGTATTTAGAGGTGTTTCGCAAATTTATTCCCCCATTAGGAATGATTGATTTTTCACCAATTATTGCAATTATTGTTTTGCGGTTTGCTCAAAAAGGCTTATTGGTGCTATTTAGTATGTTGATGTGA
- the ftsZ gene encoding cell division protein FtsZ, translating to MLEFDMNMEELATIKVIGVGGGGNNAVNRMIEHGVEGVEFIAVNTDAQALNLSKAELKIQIGEKLTRGLGAGANPEVGKKAAEESKEQLEEVLQGADMIFVTAGMGGGTGTGAAPVIAQIAKDLGALTVGVVTRPFSFEGRRRSTQAISGIEALKGSVDTLIVIPNDRLLEIVDKNTPMLEAFREADNVLRQGVQGISDLIAKPGLINVDFADVKTIMYDKGSALMGIGVATGETRATEAAKKAISSPLLETSIDGAHGILMNITGGTNLSLYEVQEAADLVTSAADNEVNVIFGSVINENLKDEIIVTVIATGFDESVKKPEQPTKQQRSTYHQHAATRTNEDMPRREREREPEPQQQRPVQEEDTLDIPTFLRNRNRNRNR from the coding sequence ATGTTGGAATTTGATATGAATATGGAAGAACTAGCTACAATAAAAGTAATTGGAGTAGGCGGTGGCGGTAACAATGCTGTCAACCGTATGATTGAGCATGGTGTCGAAGGTGTTGAATTTATCGCTGTCAATACAGATGCCCAAGCTTTAAATCTATCGAAAGCTGAATTGAAAATTCAAATAGGGGAAAAATTAACTAGAGGATTAGGTGCAGGTGCTAATCCAGAAGTTGGAAAAAAGGCTGCTGAAGAAAGTAAGGAGCAGCTAGAAGAAGTGTTGCAAGGAGCAGATATGATCTTTGTAACAGCTGGTATGGGTGGAGGTACTGGAACTGGTGCAGCACCTGTCATTGCGCAAATTGCTAAAGACCTTGGGGCACTAACAGTGGGTGTCGTTACACGACCATTTTCTTTTGAAGGTAGAAGGCGATCGACACAAGCCATTTCTGGTATTGAAGCATTAAAGGGTAGTGTTGATACGCTCATTGTGATACCGAATGATCGACTATTGGAAATTGTAGATAAAAATACGCCAATGCTGGAGGCTTTTCGTGAAGCAGATAATGTATTACGCCAAGGTGTACAAGGCATCTCTGATTTAATTGCTAAGCCTGGCTTAATTAATGTGGATTTTGCCGACGTAAAAACGATTATGTATGATAAAGGCTCTGCACTTATGGGAATCGGGGTTGCTACTGGTGAAACGCGAGCAACGGAGGCAGCTAAAAAAGCCATCTCTTCACCATTACTCGAAACTTCTATCGATGGAGCACATGGTATTTTAATGAATATTACGGGTGGAACAAATTTAAGTTTATACGAAGTACAAGAAGCTGCAGATTTAGTAACTTCTGCTGCAGATAATGAAGTAAACGTTATTTTTGGTTCTGTCATCAATGAAAATTTAAAAGACGAAATTATTGTTACTGTGATTGCTACTGGGTTTGATGAATCCGTAAAAAAACCAGAGCAGCCTACAAAACAGCAACGCTCAACCTATCATCAGCATGCAGCAACTCGTACAAATGAAGATATGCCGAGAAGAGAACGGGAAAGAGAGCCAGAACCTCAACAGCAACGCCCAGTTCAGGAAGAGGATACATTGGACATCCCTACTTTCTTGCGTAACAGAAACAGAAATAGAAATCGTTAA
- the spoIIGA gene encoding sigma-E processing peptidase SpoIIGA, whose amino-acid sequence MTIYLDAVWALNFLLDLMLLMLTQALARDDTKKRRLIVGAFIASLLVPISIYFPESFATSVLGKIMISGIIIMAAFGYRNKYRWLKLFGLFYFVSFSIGGGLIGIHFLLKRPFSMSTNGLLTYNSGFGDPVSWLFVAIGFPLVWVFTKSRMDKHVKEKIRYDQLIPVTIKMRGRSYSTTGFIDSGNQLTDPITKKPVILCDEIALKQWFTDQEWEQLEQCYHTFQMDTLPSEWEKYLQVVPYQGVEGSSMFLFTLRPEQLIIYYGEKRITTTKVLIGIQFGQLTKDASYHCLLHPQMIQTATIHSA is encoded by the coding sequence ATGACCATTTACTTGGATGCGGTATGGGCGTTGAACTTTTTATTAGATCTCATGCTATTGATGCTGACGCAAGCATTAGCCAGAGATGATACGAAGAAGCGACGATTAATAGTTGGGGCGTTTATTGCATCCTTACTCGTGCCGATTTCCATATATTTTCCTGAATCTTTTGCTACCAGTGTACTTGGGAAAATAATGATTTCTGGCATTATTATCATGGCTGCATTCGGCTATCGGAATAAGTATCGGTGGCTCAAATTATTTGGTTTATTTTATTTTGTAAGTTTTTCAATAGGGGGTGGTTTAATTGGCATCCACTTTTTACTCAAGCGTCCGTTTAGTATGAGTACAAACGGCTTATTGACGTACAATAGTGGCTTTGGTGATCCAGTGAGCTGGTTATTCGTTGCAATTGGCTTTCCGCTTGTATGGGTGTTTACAAAATCTCGTATGGACAAGCACGTGAAAGAAAAAATTCGCTATGACCAGTTGATTCCTGTAACGATTAAGATGAGAGGAAGAAGTTACTCAACCACTGGATTTATTGATAGTGGGAATCAATTAACCGATCCAATTACCAAAAAGCCAGTTATTTTATGTGATGAAATAGCATTAAAACAGTGGTTTACTGATCAAGAATGGGAACAGCTTGAACAATGCTATCATACATTTCAAATGGATACATTACCATCTGAGTGGGAGAAATATTTGCAAGTTGTACCTTATCAAGGAGTAGAAGGGAGTAGTATGTTTTTATTTACACTCCGACCTGAGCAACTCATTATATATTATGGAGAAAAACGAATCACAACAACAAAAGTATTAATAGGTATTCAATTCGGACAGTTAACTAAGGATGCGAGTTATCATTGTTTATTGCATCCACAAATGATTCAAACAGCTACCATTCATAGTGCTTAA